The Miscanthus floridulus cultivar M001 chromosome 7, ASM1932011v1, whole genome shotgun sequence genome includes a region encoding these proteins:
- the LOC136463827 gene encoding uncharacterized protein: MIEEEEDDGGSSSEDEIISMCRNNLVQQQNLILQLVPILGMYSDNYFLKLPKRVTGDSGLDWVHETLARETQCYNMFRVERPLFYRLHNTLVQRYGLKSTKKMTSVEALAMFLWIVGAPQSVRQADNRFRRSLETVSRTFNIVLRCLLRLAHNNIKPKDPTFLEVHPNLENPAFWPHFNECIGAIDGTHVKVVVDKSKRVPYLNRHNETSQNVLAVCDFDMRFTFVLSGWPGSAHDMRVFKDAITTHHHKFPHPPPGLLLELSCKIFYPITLVHLSLIVCL; this comes from the coding sequence ATgattgaggaagaagaagatgatggagGTAGCTCAAGTGAGGATGAAATTATATCCATGTGCCGCAACAATTTGGTGCAGCAACAAAATTTGATTCTGCAGTTGGTACCTATCTTGGGTATGTACTCTGATAACTACTTCCTGAAACTACCTAAGAGGGTAACTGGAGATTCTGGTTTGGATTGGGTGCATGAGACACTAGCCCGAGAAACCCAATGTTATAACATGTTTAGGGTTGAGAGACCTTTATTTTACAGGTTGCATAATACTTTGGTCCAGAGGTATGGGTTGAAGTCCACTAAAAAAATGACATCTGTAGAAGCTCTTGCTATGTTTTTATGGATTGTTGGTGCACCACAGTCAGTTAGACAGGCTGATAATCGTTTTAGGAGGTCTCTGGAGACAGTAAGCAGGACATTTAACATAGTTTTGAGGTGCCTCCTTAGGTTAGCACATAACAACATTAAACCCAAGGACCCAACATTTCTAGAAGTGCACCCAAACTTAGAAAATCCAGCATTCTGGCCACACTTCAACGAGTGCATAGGAGCTATAGATGGGACACATGTGAAGGTTGTGGTGGATAAGAGTAAGAGAGTTCCATACTTGAACAGGCACAATGAGACCAGTCAGAATGTGCTTGCTGTTTGTGATTTCGACATGAGATTTACCTTTGTCTTGTCGGGATGGCCTGGTTCAGCACATGACATGAGAGTTTTCAAAGATGCCATAACTACTCATCATCACAAATTTCCACATCCACCGCCAGGTTTGCTACTTGAACTTTCTTGCAAAATTTTTTATCCAATTACACTTGTTCATCTAAGTCTCATTGTGTGCCTTTGA
- the LOC136467315 gene encoding regulator of nonsense transcripts UPF2-like isoform X2 — protein sequence MDNAQSENRTDTKQDDDVRQSKQDDEEARLEEYKKIIDQKTSLRRSNLNPERPDANYLRTLDSSIKRNTTVIKKLKTINDEQKDGLMDELKSVNLSKFVSEAVSYICEAKLRSADIQAAVQVCSLLHQRYKDFSPCLIQGLLKVFFPGKSGDDLDADKNSRAMKKRSTLKLLIELYFVGIVEDASIFVNIIKDLTSAEHLKDREGTQTNLSLLSTFARQGKVFLGLQSHGQEAYDEFFKDLNVTAGQKKFFKKALNSYYDAVAELLQSEHASLRLMEAENAKVLSAKGELSDENTASYEKLRKSFDQLLRGVSSLAESLDMQPPVMPDDGNTTRVTTGTDALPSSGKESSALEPIWDDEDTKAFYESLPDLRAFVPAVLLGEVEPKSNEQHAKGREQSSSTSEQETELHDSVQNSATEHQLEVKVDDVVKESEDKDKEKGKDGEKEKSKDKDLDKKNEREKEKGRALDGANLDNLLQRLPGCVSRDLIDQLTVEFCYLNSKANRKKLVRALFNVNRTSLELLPYYSRLVATLSTCMKDVPSMLLSMLEEEFNFLINKKDQINIETKIKNIRFIGELCKFKMAPPALVFSCLKACLDDFSHHNIDVACNLLETCGRFLYRSPETTIRMANMLEILMRLKNVKNLDPRHSTLVENAYYLCKPPERSARISKVRPPLHQYIRKLLFSDLDKSSVEHVLRQLRKLPWAECQQFLLKCFLKVHKGKYSQVHLIALLTASLSRYHDDFAVAVVDEVLEEIRVGLELNDYGMQQRRLAHMRFLGELYSYKHIDSSVVFDTLYLIIVFGHGTPEQDVLDPPEDCFRIRLIITLLQSCGHYFSKGSSKRKLDKFLLHFQRYIISKGPLPLDIEFDIQDLFGELRPNMCRYSSIEELVAALVELEENERSAPVEKVENERHSDNESQKRQPRDAGPSVNGESTANGIEENGKDHEVADSESYSDSGSIDGREEEEDILSEDKSNDGSDNEGDDEDDGIPVGSDEDENVEVRQKIMKVDPKEQEDFDRELKALLQESLESRKSEARSRLPLNMMVPMNVLEGSKDSRATESESGEETVDEEGGNAGSSSKVRVKVLMKKGHKQQTRQMLIPADSSIVQSTKQQEAAELEEKQSIKRRILEYNEREEEELNGASQMGNWGQGATNTSSIRSGGRGSWDGSTRGGGRQRHHIAGSGGFYHSYGRRR from the exons ATGGACAATGCTCAGAGTGAGAACCGAACTGATACCAAGCAAGATGATGATGTGCGCCAAAGCAAACAGGACGATGAG GAGGCCCGCCTTGAAGAATATAAAAAGATAATTGATCAAAAGACTTCCCTCCGCCGGAGCAACCTAAACCCTGAAAGGCCTG ATGCAAACTACCTGAGAACCCTCGACTCCAGTATCAAGCGAAATACAACAGTTATAAAGAAGTTGAAGACAATAAATGATGAACAGAAGGATGGGCTAATGGATGAGTTGAAAAGTGTGAATTTGAGCAAATTTGTCAGCGAAGCAGTTTCTTATATTTGTGAGGCCAAACTTCGCTCCGCTGATATACAAGCTGCTGTTCAG GTTTGCTCGCTCCTTCATCAAAGATACAAGGACTTCTCTCCTTGTCTTATACAAGGTCTACTGAAGGTCTTCTTTCCTGGAAAATCTGGAGATGATTTGGATGCAGATAAAAATTCGAGAGCCATGAAGAAGAGAAGCACATTGAAACTTTTGATTGAACTGTATTTTGTTGGAATTGTCGAAGATGCTAGCATATTTGTAAATATTATAAAAGATCTTACATCAGCGGAACATTTGAAGGACCGTGAAGGAACTCAAACAAACTTGTCTCTTCTATCTACCTTTGCTCGTCAAGGGAAGGTTTTTTTAGGGCTACAATCTCATGGTCAAGAAGCTTATGATGAG TTCTTTAAGGACCTAAATGTTACTGCTGGGCAGAAGAAGTTCTTTAAGAAAGCCTTGAACTCTTACTATGATGCTGTAGCTGAACTACTACAATCAGAACACGCG TCTCTTCGTCTAATGGAGGCAGAGAATGCAAAAGTTTTAAGTGCCAAAGGTGAACTAAGTGATGAGAACACAGCCTCATATGAGAAACTCAGGAAGTCTTTTGATCAGTTACTACGTGGTGTATCCTC GTTGGCTGAATCTCTTGACATGCAGCCTCCAGTGATGCCAGATGATGGAAATACAACAAGAGTTACTACAGGAACCGATGCCTTGCCTTCTTCTGGAAAAGAATCATCTGCATTGGAACCTATCTGGGATGATGAAGATACCAAAGCTTTTTATGAATCTTTACCTGATCTCAG AGCATTTGTGCCGGCTGTATTACTGGGAGAGGTTGAGCCAAAGTCGAATGAGCAACATGCCAAGGGCCGTGAGCAATCTAGT TCCACTTCAGAACAAGAGACTGAACTACATGACAGTGTTCAAAATTCTGCCACTGAACATCAACTAGAAGTTAAAGTAGATGATGTAGTGAAAGAGAGTGAAGACAAAGATAAAGAGAAGGGAAAGGATGGAGAAAAGGAAAAATCCAAGGATAAGGATCTGGATAAGAAAAAtgaaagagagaaggagaaaggaAGAGCCTTGGATGGTGCAAATCTGGATAACCTCCTGCAGAGGCTGCCGGGATGTGTCAGTCGTGATCTCATTGATCAATTGACG GTTGAGTTTTGCTACCTAAATTCTAAAGCAAATCGGAAGAAACTTGTGCGTGCCTTATTCAATGTTAATAGGACTTCACTGGAACTGTTGCCTTACTATTCTCGTTTGGTTGCGACACTATCAACTTGTATGAAAGATGTTCCAAGTATGCTTCTGTCTATGCTTGAAGAGGAGTTCAACTTTTTAATAAATAAGAAG GATCAGATCAACAttgaaacaaaaataaaaaatatacggTTTATCGGGGAGTTGTGCAAGTTCAAAATGGCCCCTCCAGCTCTTGTTTTTAGCTGTTTGAAG GCCTGCCTTGATGATTTCAGTCATCATAATATTGATGTGGCTTGCAACCTTCTCGAGACTTGTGGCCGTTTTTTGTATCGCTCACCTGAAACTACGATTCGCATGGCTAACATGCTGGAGATACTGATGAGATTGAAAAATGTCAAGAATTTGGATCCACGCCACAGTACACTTGTAGAAAACGCCTACTACCTTTGTAAACCGCCTGAAAGATCTGCACGGATATCAAAAGTTCGGCCACCTTTGCATCAA TACATAAGAAAGTTGCTTTTCTCAGATCTTGACAAATCAAGTGTTGAACATGTTTTGCGCCAACTACGCAAGTTACCTTGGGCAGAATGTCAACAATTCCTTCTGAAGTGCTTTCTAAAGGTTCACAAAGGAAAGTACAGCCAAGTTCATCTGATTGCTCTTCTCACTGCTAGTCTCAGCCGTTATCATGATGACTTTGCTGTCGCAGTGGTAGATGAG GTTTTAGAAGAGATAAGGGTTGGATTGGAGTTGAATGACTATGGGATGCAACAAAGGCGGCTTGCCCACATGCGGTTCCTTGGAGAGCTATACAGCTACAAGCATATAGATTCATCAGTTGTTTTTGATACACTGTACCTTATCATTGTGTTTGGTCATGGAACTCCTGAA CAAGATGTGTTGGATCCACCAGAAGATTGCTTCAGAATCAGGTTGATCATCACACTTTTACAGAGCTGTGGTCACTATTTCAGTAAGGGATCTTCAAAAAGGAAGCTCGACAAATTCTTGCTACACTTTCAAAGATACATTATTAGCAAAGGGCCCTTACCACTCGACATAGAGTTTGACATTCAG GATTTATTTGGCGAGCTACGACCAAACATGTGTAGGTATTCGTCAATTGAGGAACTTGTTGCCGCGTTAGTTGAGCTTGAAGAAAATGAACGTTCAGCCCCAGTAGAAAAGGTCGAAAATGAAAGACACTCGGACAATGAATCTCAGAAAAGACAGCCACGAGATGCTGGTCCATCTGTGAATGGTGAAAGCACTGCAAATGGAATTGAGGAAAATGGCAAGGATCATGAAGTAGCAGATAGTGAGAGCTATTCAGATAGTGGCAGCATTGATGGacgggaagaagaggaagatataTTATCTGAGGATAAATCAAATGATGGCTCAGATAATGAAGGCGACGATGAAGATGATGGCATTCCTGTTGGTtctgatgaagatgaaaatgttGAGGTTAGACAGAAAATCATGAAGGTTGATCCTAAGGAGCAAGAAGACTTTGATCGAGAGCTCAAGGCACTTCTTCAGGAGAGCTTGGAGTCACGCAAATCAGAGGCCCGTTCAAGGCTCCCATTGAATATGATGGTACCGATGAATGTGCTTGAGGGTTCAAAAGACTCGAGGGCCACAGAATCTGAGAGTGGAGAAGAAACAGTAGATGAAGAGGGTGGCAATGCTGGGAGTAGCAGCAAGGTACGCGTTAAGGTGCTAATGAAGAAAGGACACAAACAACAGACAAGACAAATGCTAATTCCCGCTGATAGTTCAATCGTGCAAAGCACGAAGCAGCAGGAAGCTGCTGAGCTTGAGGAGAAGCAGAGCATTAAGCGGAGGATCCTCGAATAcaatgagagggaggaggaagaactgAATGGAGCATCACAAATGGGGAACTGGGGTCAAGGAGCTACCAATACCAGCAGTATCAGATCAGGTGGCCGGGGCAGCTGGGATGGTTCAACACGAGGAGGTGGTCGACAACGGCACCACATCGCGGGTTCTGGTGGTTTCTATCACAGTTATGGCAGGAGAAGATAA
- the LOC136463826 gene encoding uncharacterized protein: MEDNVEELASSGGPPVSHSMKNQIGVLKHTHAFWRYLQTHTGLGRRPDGSIDADHDLWLTHTEKKPYLKKLLTSPPANEDLLDELFRGYTVDGTTAFVPGDDYGDNEGQDARTEDDEEEEFAQTPTSRSSQRSQRGKRALNSTTSTLTSPVKRSKSPMVKIVKDIASTFKESVAANTKQIQKRANDKAAFSVKRCQELAFECGVEKTVDSVYAMSKMFETEYQREFFCGQLTPELRLGYFKKWCRDKNLE; the protein is encoded by the exons ATGGAGGATAACGTGGAGGAGTTAGCGAGCTCCGGCGGTCCCCCGGTGAGCCATTCCA TGAAGAACCAAATAGGCGTACTCAAACACACCCACGCTTTCTGGCGCTACTTGCAAACGCACACAGGGTTGGGGAGGAGACCAGATGGATCCATTGATGCAGATCATGATTTATGGCTAACTCATACAGAG AAAAAACCATACTTAAAGAAGCTTCTGACGAGTCCTCCAGCAAACGAGGACTTGCTTGATGAACTGTTCAGAGGGTACACTGTGGATGGCACCACAGCCTTTGTGCCTGGTGATGATTATGGTGACAATGAGGGGCAAGATGCAAGgacagaagatgatgaagaagaagagtttgCACAAACACCTACAAGTAGAAGCAGCCAGAGGAGTCAGAGGGGCAAGAGGGCATTGAACAGCACTACAAGCACTTTGACCAGTCCAGTGAAGAGGAGCAAGAGCCCAATGGTGAAGATTGTGAAGGACATAGCCAGTACCTTCAAAGAATCTGTCGCAGCCAACACTAAGCAAATCCAGAAACGTGCAAATGACAAGGCTGCATTTTCTGTCAAGAGGTGTCAGGAGCTGGCATTTGAGTGTGGCGTTGAGAAAACCGTTGACTCTGTCTATGCTATGTCCAAGATGTTCGAAACAGAGTACCAAAGGGAGTTCTTCTGTGGCCAGTTAACTCCTGagcttaggttgggttacttcaaGAAATGGTGCAGGGACAAGAATTTGGAGTAG
- the LOC136467315 gene encoding regulator of nonsense transcripts UPF2-like isoform X1: MDNAQSENRTDTKQDDDVRQSKQDDEEARLEEYKKIIDQKTSLRRSNLNPERPDANYLRTLDSSIKRNTTVIKKLKTINDEQKDGLMDELKSVNLSKFVSEAVSYICEAKLRSADIQAAVQVCSLLHQRYKDFSPCLIQGLLKVFFPGKSGDDLDADKNSRAMKKRSTLKLLIELYFVGIVEDASIFVNIIKDLTSAEHLKDREGTQTNLSLLSTFARQGKVFLGLQSHGQEAYDEFFKDLNVTAGQKKFFKKALNSYYDAVAELLQSEHASLRLMEAENAKVLSAKGELSDENTASYEKLRKSFDQLLRGVSSLAESLDMQPPVMPDDGNTTRVTTGTDALPSSGKESSALEPIWDDEDTKAFYESLPDLRAFVPAVLLGEVEPKSNEQHAKGREQSSESTSEQETELHDSVQNSATEHQLEVKVDDVVKESEDKDKEKGKDGEKEKSKDKDLDKKNEREKEKGRALDGANLDNLLQRLPGCVSRDLIDQLTVEFCYLNSKANRKKLVRALFNVNRTSLELLPYYSRLVATLSTCMKDVPSMLLSMLEEEFNFLINKKDQINIETKIKNIRFIGELCKFKMAPPALVFSCLKACLDDFSHHNIDVACNLLETCGRFLYRSPETTIRMANMLEILMRLKNVKNLDPRHSTLVENAYYLCKPPERSARISKVRPPLHQYIRKLLFSDLDKSSVEHVLRQLRKLPWAECQQFLLKCFLKVHKGKYSQVHLIALLTASLSRYHDDFAVAVVDEVLEEIRVGLELNDYGMQQRRLAHMRFLGELYSYKHIDSSVVFDTLYLIIVFGHGTPEQDVLDPPEDCFRIRLIITLLQSCGHYFSKGSSKRKLDKFLLHFQRYIISKGPLPLDIEFDIQDLFGELRPNMCRYSSIEELVAALVELEENERSAPVEKVENERHSDNESQKRQPRDAGPSVNGESTANGIEENGKDHEVADSESYSDSGSIDGREEEEDILSEDKSNDGSDNEGDDEDDGIPVGSDEDENVEVRQKIMKVDPKEQEDFDRELKALLQESLESRKSEARSRLPLNMMVPMNVLEGSKDSRATESESGEETVDEEGGNAGSSSKVRVKVLMKKGHKQQTRQMLIPADSSIVQSTKQQEAAELEEKQSIKRRILEYNEREEEELNGASQMGNWGQGATNTSSIRSGGRGSWDGSTRGGGRQRHHIAGSGGFYHSYGRRR; the protein is encoded by the exons ATGGACAATGCTCAGAGTGAGAACCGAACTGATACCAAGCAAGATGATGATGTGCGCCAAAGCAAACAGGACGATGAG GAGGCCCGCCTTGAAGAATATAAAAAGATAATTGATCAAAAGACTTCCCTCCGCCGGAGCAACCTAAACCCTGAAAGGCCTG ATGCAAACTACCTGAGAACCCTCGACTCCAGTATCAAGCGAAATACAACAGTTATAAAGAAGTTGAAGACAATAAATGATGAACAGAAGGATGGGCTAATGGATGAGTTGAAAAGTGTGAATTTGAGCAAATTTGTCAGCGAAGCAGTTTCTTATATTTGTGAGGCCAAACTTCGCTCCGCTGATATACAAGCTGCTGTTCAG GTTTGCTCGCTCCTTCATCAAAGATACAAGGACTTCTCTCCTTGTCTTATACAAGGTCTACTGAAGGTCTTCTTTCCTGGAAAATCTGGAGATGATTTGGATGCAGATAAAAATTCGAGAGCCATGAAGAAGAGAAGCACATTGAAACTTTTGATTGAACTGTATTTTGTTGGAATTGTCGAAGATGCTAGCATATTTGTAAATATTATAAAAGATCTTACATCAGCGGAACATTTGAAGGACCGTGAAGGAACTCAAACAAACTTGTCTCTTCTATCTACCTTTGCTCGTCAAGGGAAGGTTTTTTTAGGGCTACAATCTCATGGTCAAGAAGCTTATGATGAG TTCTTTAAGGACCTAAATGTTACTGCTGGGCAGAAGAAGTTCTTTAAGAAAGCCTTGAACTCTTACTATGATGCTGTAGCTGAACTACTACAATCAGAACACGCG TCTCTTCGTCTAATGGAGGCAGAGAATGCAAAAGTTTTAAGTGCCAAAGGTGAACTAAGTGATGAGAACACAGCCTCATATGAGAAACTCAGGAAGTCTTTTGATCAGTTACTACGTGGTGTATCCTC GTTGGCTGAATCTCTTGACATGCAGCCTCCAGTGATGCCAGATGATGGAAATACAACAAGAGTTACTACAGGAACCGATGCCTTGCCTTCTTCTGGAAAAGAATCATCTGCATTGGAACCTATCTGGGATGATGAAGATACCAAAGCTTTTTATGAATCTTTACCTGATCTCAG AGCATTTGTGCCGGCTGTATTACTGGGAGAGGTTGAGCCAAAGTCGAATGAGCAACATGCCAAGGGCCGTGAGCAATCTAGT GAGTCCACTTCAGAACAAGAGACTGAACTACATGACAGTGTTCAAAATTCTGCCACTGAACATCAACTAGAAGTTAAAGTAGATGATGTAGTGAAAGAGAGTGAAGACAAAGATAAAGAGAAGGGAAAGGATGGAGAAAAGGAAAAATCCAAGGATAAGGATCTGGATAAGAAAAAtgaaagagagaaggagaaaggaAGAGCCTTGGATGGTGCAAATCTGGATAACCTCCTGCAGAGGCTGCCGGGATGTGTCAGTCGTGATCTCATTGATCAATTGACG GTTGAGTTTTGCTACCTAAATTCTAAAGCAAATCGGAAGAAACTTGTGCGTGCCTTATTCAATGTTAATAGGACTTCACTGGAACTGTTGCCTTACTATTCTCGTTTGGTTGCGACACTATCAACTTGTATGAAAGATGTTCCAAGTATGCTTCTGTCTATGCTTGAAGAGGAGTTCAACTTTTTAATAAATAAGAAG GATCAGATCAACAttgaaacaaaaataaaaaatatacggTTTATCGGGGAGTTGTGCAAGTTCAAAATGGCCCCTCCAGCTCTTGTTTTTAGCTGTTTGAAG GCCTGCCTTGATGATTTCAGTCATCATAATATTGATGTGGCTTGCAACCTTCTCGAGACTTGTGGCCGTTTTTTGTATCGCTCACCTGAAACTACGATTCGCATGGCTAACATGCTGGAGATACTGATGAGATTGAAAAATGTCAAGAATTTGGATCCACGCCACAGTACACTTGTAGAAAACGCCTACTACCTTTGTAAACCGCCTGAAAGATCTGCACGGATATCAAAAGTTCGGCCACCTTTGCATCAA TACATAAGAAAGTTGCTTTTCTCAGATCTTGACAAATCAAGTGTTGAACATGTTTTGCGCCAACTACGCAAGTTACCTTGGGCAGAATGTCAACAATTCCTTCTGAAGTGCTTTCTAAAGGTTCACAAAGGAAAGTACAGCCAAGTTCATCTGATTGCTCTTCTCACTGCTAGTCTCAGCCGTTATCATGATGACTTTGCTGTCGCAGTGGTAGATGAG GTTTTAGAAGAGATAAGGGTTGGATTGGAGTTGAATGACTATGGGATGCAACAAAGGCGGCTTGCCCACATGCGGTTCCTTGGAGAGCTATACAGCTACAAGCATATAGATTCATCAGTTGTTTTTGATACACTGTACCTTATCATTGTGTTTGGTCATGGAACTCCTGAA CAAGATGTGTTGGATCCACCAGAAGATTGCTTCAGAATCAGGTTGATCATCACACTTTTACAGAGCTGTGGTCACTATTTCAGTAAGGGATCTTCAAAAAGGAAGCTCGACAAATTCTTGCTACACTTTCAAAGATACATTATTAGCAAAGGGCCCTTACCACTCGACATAGAGTTTGACATTCAG GATTTATTTGGCGAGCTACGACCAAACATGTGTAGGTATTCGTCAATTGAGGAACTTGTTGCCGCGTTAGTTGAGCTTGAAGAAAATGAACGTTCAGCCCCAGTAGAAAAGGTCGAAAATGAAAGACACTCGGACAATGAATCTCAGAAAAGACAGCCACGAGATGCTGGTCCATCTGTGAATGGTGAAAGCACTGCAAATGGAATTGAGGAAAATGGCAAGGATCATGAAGTAGCAGATAGTGAGAGCTATTCAGATAGTGGCAGCATTGATGGacgggaagaagaggaagatataTTATCTGAGGATAAATCAAATGATGGCTCAGATAATGAAGGCGACGATGAAGATGATGGCATTCCTGTTGGTtctgatgaagatgaaaatgttGAGGTTAGACAGAAAATCATGAAGGTTGATCCTAAGGAGCAAGAAGACTTTGATCGAGAGCTCAAGGCACTTCTTCAGGAGAGCTTGGAGTCACGCAAATCAGAGGCCCGTTCAAGGCTCCCATTGAATATGATGGTACCGATGAATGTGCTTGAGGGTTCAAAAGACTCGAGGGCCACAGAATCTGAGAGTGGAGAAGAAACAGTAGATGAAGAGGGTGGCAATGCTGGGAGTAGCAGCAAGGTACGCGTTAAGGTGCTAATGAAGAAAGGACACAAACAACAGACAAGACAAATGCTAATTCCCGCTGATAGTTCAATCGTGCAAAGCACGAAGCAGCAGGAAGCTGCTGAGCTTGAGGAGAAGCAGAGCATTAAGCGGAGGATCCTCGAATAcaatgagagggaggaggaagaactgAATGGAGCATCACAAATGGGGAACTGGGGTCAAGGAGCTACCAATACCAGCAGTATCAGATCAGGTGGCCGGGGCAGCTGGGATGGTTCAACACGAGGAGGTGGTCGACAACGGCACCACATCGCGGGTTCTGGTGGTTTCTATCACAGTTATGGCAGGAGAAGATAA
- the LOC136463828 gene encoding two-component response regulator ORR11-like, translated as MASVGGATVAVAAAGGDGGVGAMPHVLAVDDSSVDRAIIAAILRSSRFRVTAVESGKRALELLGTEPNVSMIITDYWMPEMTGYELLKKVKESSKLKQIPVVIMSSENVSTRISRCLEEGAEDFLVKPVRASDVSRVFSRVLR; from the exons ATGGCCAGCGTCGGTGGAGCAACGGTCGccgtggcggcggccggcggggatGGGGGCGTGGGGGCGATGCCGCACGTCCTCGCGGTGGATGACAGCTCCGTCGACCGCGCCATCATCGCTGCCATCCTCCGGAGCTCCCGGTTTCGTG TGACGGCGGTGGAAAGTGGGAAGAGAGCCCTGGAACTGTTAGGCACG GAGCCGAACGTGAGTATGATAATCACTGATTACTGGATGCCAGAGATGACGGGATACGAGCTCCTCAAGAAGGTCAAG GAGTCATCCAAGCTGAAGCAGATCCCAGTGGTGATCATGTCCTCAGAGAACGTCTCCACCAGAATCAGCAG ATGCCTGGAGGAAGGGGCAGAGGATTTCCTGGTGAAGCCCGTCCGCGCGTCGGACGTGTCGCGCGTCTTCAGCCGCGTGCTGCGATGA